The DNA segment ACATCAATGGCGCGGATGGCGCACTTGAAGCCCAGCTATCCCCGGCCATACTGCGCAAATGGGGAATAAAAGTGGATGACTACCCGGAACTGCTGAAACTGCCGCCGGATGCCCCACTCCCACATCCTCTCGGCTGGTATATTCCGGCGGCAAGTTCGGTGTTTAATTTTTCCACCCAGACGCTCGATCTGAGCCTGCCGCAAAAATCCCTTGAACAGCACAGCGCTGGCTTTGTTGATCAATCCCGATGGGATAACGGTATTCCCGTCGTTTTCAGCGATTACACATTCAGTGGTCATGAAAATTCGGGATCGAATAATGCCGACAATAGCCAGTATATGAATCTCCGCAGCGGCGCTAATCTTGGCGGTTGGCGGGTACGCAATTACTCCACGTGGAATCATACGAGTCGCGATAACACCTGGCAAAACATCGCCAGTTGGGTACAGCATGATGTTCGCATCCTGAAAGCTCAACTGACAGGCGGGCAAAGTAGCACCAAAGGTGAAGTCTTTGACAGCCTCCAGTACAGCGGCATCAACCTGGCCTCCGATGAGGATATGCTACCCACCAGCGAACGCGGGTTTGCACCGGTCGTTCGCGGCACAGCGATGTCCAATGCCGTCGTCACCATCAGGCAAAATGGCTACATCATTTATCAGTCCAACGTCCCGCCCGGTGCATTTGAAATCAGTGACCTGTATGCCACCTCCAGCAGCGGTGATATGGAGGTCACGATCAAAGAAGCTGACGGTACCGAACATCAGTTCACCCAGCCTTGCTCAAGCGTCGCTCTGATGCAGCGACCATCACATCTCCGATTCGAAGCCACCGCCGGACGCTATCGGGCTGACAACAGCAGCGGTGATAGCGAACCGGCGTTCGCCCAGGGCTCTGCAATTTATGGTGTCAACAACACAGTGACCGTCTATGGCGGTACCACTTTTGCCCCAAATTACACGGCAGCGGTGGCTGGTGCCGGAGTCAATCTGGGGCAGTTCGGGAGTCTTTCTGCCGACGTTACCGTGGCAAAAACGTCTCCGGAGGACGGAGAGGATCATCAGGGGCAATCCTGGCGATTGCTGTACACCTCGAATATCGAAGCGACGCAGACCTACTTTACCCTTGCCAGCTATCGTTACTCCAGCAGCGGGTATTACTCGTTTGCAGATGCAAATCATCTCGATAATCATGACGATCAGGATAACTGGAGTGATGATTACAACAAGCGAAATCGGCTACAGCTCAGTATCAACCAGCCTGTAGCCGGCGGTACATTTTACGTCAGCGGTTATCAGCAGGATTACTGGGGAACCAACAAGAAAGAGCAGAATATCAACGCGGGTGCCAGCTATCAGTTCCGCTACTTTAGCTATCATATGAATCTGAGCTGGAATGACTCACAGGGCGGTAACAGTGACAGAGTCGTTTCCGCAGGGATCAGCATTCCATTGAGCAATTGGTTAGCGGATAGCTGGGTTAGCTATGACATCAGCAACAATAAAGACGGCGCAACAACGCAGAACGTTGGGTTAAATGGCACGTTGTTGGACGATCGCAGCCTGAGCTACAACATTCAACAAAGCCGCAGCAATCGCTCGCCTGCCGACAGCAGCAACTTTTCCACCAACTGGCGTTCACCTTTCAGTACGCTAAACGCAGGATATTACAGCGCATCAGGCGGGAGTCGGCAGTTAAGCTATGGCGCAAGCGGTGCTGTAGTTGCCCATCCGCATGGCGTGACGCTCTCCCAACCGCTCGGTAATCAGTTCGCCATCGTCAATGCCGATGGCGCTTCCGGGATCAAATTCCAGAATCAATACGGCATTCGTACCGACTGGTGGGGAAACGCCATTATTCCTTCACTTGCGGCCTATCAGGAAAACAGAATCGGCCTGAACACTACCTCATTGCCGGATGACGTCGACAGCAGCGATACCGCGGTGACAGTCGTCCCTTCACGCAATGCTGCCGTGGAGGCGCACTTCGCGGCGCATACCGGCTATCGCGTACTGTTGACGCTAACGCTACCCGATGGCCATCCCGTCCCCTTTGGCGCAATGGCAATGTCTACCGATAAACAAAGCAGTGGAATCGTTGACGATCGGGGCCTGCTTTACCTGTCCGGCGTCGCAGATAACGCCCAGGTGAACATTCAGTGGGGAACGTCCTCACAGCAACGTTGTGTTGCCCACATTCAGTTTCTTTCACCAACACAGAACGCCAGTCCAGGGAAAATTAAGATCTTAAACGCCCTGTGCCAGCCAGGGAGCGGTACATGATTTATAGACGCTATGTCCTGTTAATGCTCAGGGTCGTGTTAACGGCCCTTTTTGCTACGAACATTTCCTGCCATGCAACGAATATCGTGCTCAAAAATTGTTTTCAGGCGCCGGAAAATTACTACGTCAACGGAAGCGACGAGCTGAGCTCAACGGAGAAT comes from the Citrobacter amalonaticus genome and includes:
- a CDS encoding fimbria/pilus outer membrane usher protein, giving the protein MINQRWLAVSLKAPAWLPCLGGVLLIASDLLYARDFYFSPTAVDSDVTSTISDLSIFSNPKAQLPGRYPTYVRLNNQRLEQRELNYINGADGALEAQLSPAILRKWGIKVDDYPELLKLPPDAPLPHPLGWYIPAASSVFNFSTQTLDLSLPQKSLEQHSAGFVDQSRWDNGIPVVFSDYTFSGHENSGSNNADNSQYMNLRSGANLGGWRVRNYSTWNHTSRDNTWQNIASWVQHDVRILKAQLTGGQSSTKGEVFDSLQYSGINLASDEDMLPTSERGFAPVVRGTAMSNAVVTIRQNGYIIYQSNVPPGAFEISDLYATSSSGDMEVTIKEADGTEHQFTQPCSSVALMQRPSHLRFEATAGRYRADNSSGDSEPAFAQGSAIYGVNNTVTVYGGTTFAPNYTAAVAGAGVNLGQFGSLSADVTVAKTSPEDGEDHQGQSWRLLYTSNIEATQTYFTLASYRYSSSGYYSFADANHLDNHDDQDNWSDDYNKRNRLQLSINQPVAGGTFYVSGYQQDYWGTNKKEQNINAGASYQFRYFSYHMNLSWNDSQGGNSDRVVSAGISIPLSNWLADSWVSYDISNNKDGATTQNVGLNGTLLDDRSLSYNIQQSRSNRSPADSSNFSTNWRSPFSTLNAGYYSASGGSRQLSYGASGAVVAHPHGVTLSQPLGNQFAIVNADGASGIKFQNQYGIRTDWWGNAIIPSLAAYQENRIGLNTTSLPDDVDSSDTAVTVVPSRNAAVEAHFAAHTGYRVLLTLTLPDGHPVPFGAMAMSTDKQSSGIVDDRGLLYLSGVADNAQVNIQWGTSSQQRCVAHIQFLSPTQNASPGKIKILNALCQPGSGT